Below is a genomic region from Pedobacter cryoconitis.
AACAGGATTTCTCCTGCACCCAAATCTTCCGCCTGTTTAATCCAGTGTTCTGTTTCGATCTCTGTAATTAAACGGCCTCCGTTCAAATGCACCATATTTTTGCCTGCAACCAGTTTAGTATCTACTGCAACTACTACGAACTGCACGCCAAATACTTTTGCCAGGTCGGCAATAAGCTGCGGATTTTTAACGGCTGCCGAATTGATACTAATTTTATCAGCACCAGCATTCAATAAAGCTTCTGCATCGGCAATCTCTGTAATTCCTCCACCAATGGTAAAAGGGATATTGAGCTGTCTGGCCACCGACTTCACCATTTCGATCATCGTTTTACGACGCTCATGGGTAGCGGTAATATCCAGGAATACCAATTCATCAGCACCTTGCTGCGCATATTGCCAGGCCAGTTCTACCGGATCTCCGGCATCTTTCAGGTCCACAAAATTAACGCCTTTTACTGTCCGGCCATCTTTGACGTCCAGACATGGGATGATACGTTTGCTTAACATCGATTATAAAGAAGTCAGGGCTTTAAGGTTCCATTCCTTGATTTCTTCAATAGAAATACGGTTTTCATAAATAGCCTTTCCAACTACGCAAGATCTGATTTCAAGCTTTGCCAGTTCTTCAATATCCTCCATTGAGCTGATTCCGCCCGATGCAATCAATTTGATAAACGGAGAATGTTCCAGTAATTTTTTATATAAATCCACAGCAGCACCACCTAATTTACCATCCTTGTTGATATCAGTACAGAGGAATCTGAAAAAGCCTAACTGCAAACATTTATCAACGTAATCCATTAATTTGATAGGTGAACTTTCCATCCATCCAGAATATTTGATTACTTCATCCAATACATCAATCGCAATGACGATACGGTTTGCATAATCATATTTTTTACCAACTTCTTTGCTTAATTCAGCCAGGAAATCAGGATTGGTAATCGCTTGTGTACCGACAATAACCCTGTGAATACCTGCATCAAGCAGATTAGTCACTTGTTCAATGGTACGGATACCGCCGCCGTACTGCACACGCATCTCAGTTTTTTTGATAATATCAAAAAGCTCAGCTTGATTACTAAAATCTCCTTTAGCACCATTTAAATCAATAATATGTATGAATTCAGTACCGTTAGACTTATAAGTCTCAATCATTTCAGCAATTGATACATCATATACTGTCTTCTGGTTATAGTCACCTTCTCTGAGGCGGACAACTTTACCATCTAAAATATCTATAGCGGGGATAATGTACATCTTATTGTTTTAAGTTAGAAAAGTTCAATAATAATTGTTCGCCTGCGGCGCCCGATTTTTCAGGATGGAATTGTACCCCGTAAAAATTGTCTTTTTGTATAGCTGCTGAATATTTCAGGCCATACTGCGCCGTCGCTATTTCAAAAATAGCGTTATATTCAATAAAGTACGAATGCACAAAGTAAAATTGTGTCTGATTTTCAACACCTTCGAATAGTAAATTGTTTTTAATCTCTATATTATTCCATCCCATATGCGGGATTTTAATACCCAGATCCTTATCAAATAGTTTCGTTTCCAGTGGTATAATATTCATCAGCTGCGCGTCACCTTCCTGTGAATGTGCCGTGAGCAACTGCATCCCTACACAAATCCCTAAAACAGGTTTTTTAAGTTGTCTGATGGACTCTACCAGTCCGGTTTGGTTCAGCTTCTCCATCGCAGCCCCTGCATGTCCTACACCAGGAATGATAATATGAGAATACTGATCAAAATCATGTTCCGTATTAATCATGCCATAACTGAGCCCCAGTCTGGATAAAGCAGAAGTCAGAGAAAAGATATTTCCTGCACCGTAATTAACGATTCCTATCATTTTATAACATTCCTTTGGTACTCGGTAAAACTAATTTTTCAGCATCTCTTTTGATAGCCATTTTAATCGCTTTTGCGAAAGCCTTAAAGATAGCTTCAATTTTATGGTGTTCGTTGTCACCCTCAGCTTTAATATTGAGGTTACATTTTGCCGCATCACTGAAAGATTTAAAGAAGTGATAAAACATTTCTGTTGGTACATCGCCTACTTTTTCTCTTTTAAATTCTGCGTCCCACACAATCCAGTTCCTGCCCCCGAAATCAATAGCTACCTGCGCCAGGCAGTCATCCATCGGTAAACAGAAACCATAACGTTCCAGTCCCAGTTTATTGCCTATAGCTTTGGCAAAAGCCTCACCCAATGCAATTCCCGTATCTTCAACAGTGTGGTGCTCATCAATATGTAAATCACCTTTGGCACTGATATTTAAATCTATTCCTCCATGACGTGCAATTTGATCGAGCATGTGGTTAAAGAAATTCAACCCGGTTTCTATCTTCGCTTTTCCTGTACCGTCCAGGTTAATTTCAATGTCTATATCCGTTTCGTTGGTCTTTCTGATATGATGAAATTGTCTGCTTCCTGCACTTAAAAAAGTGTAGATATCCACCCAGTTTTGTGTTTGCAAAGCAATTACCTCAGTCAAAGTCTCTGCTTTATCCAGCATTTCTGCTGATCCTAGTAAATCATTATTCCTTAACCAGATTGCTTTTGCACCCAGGTTTTTAGCCAGCACGACATCATTAATCCGGTCGCCAATCACAAAAGAACCTGCCAGATCATATTCACCGGTCAAAAAATGCTGTAACAAACCTGTATTTGGCTTGCGGGTAGGTGCATTTTCATGTGCAAAGGTCTTATCGATAATAACCTCAGAAAATACTACCCCTTCACCTTCAAAAGTATCCAGAATAAAATTGTGTACCGGCCAGAAATTTGGCTCAGGATGGGAATCAGTACCCAGGCCGTCCTGATTGGTCACCATAACCAATTCGAAATCCAGTTCTGCGGCTATTTTAGCCATATAGTACAAAGATTTCGGATAGAATTTAAGCTTTGAAAATGAATCTATTTGTTCATCTTCTGGTTCAGTGATCAGTGTACCATCACGGTCTATGAAAAGTATCTTCTTCATGCTTAGTTAGTTAACGATTTTAAAGCGGATATTAGTATTTCGTTTTCTGAAGGAGTACCTACAGTAATTCTTAAACAGCCCTCACAAAGGGTTACTTTTGCACGGTTACGAACAATAATGCCACGGTCTACCAAAGCATCATACGTACCATTGGCATCAGCTACTTCGGCCAGGATAAAGTTTGCATCAGAAGGATAAACCTTTTTGACCATTGGTAAATCCAGCAGTAATTTTGCTAAATGTTCCCTTTCCGCTACTGTAGTCTTGATCCAGTCATTTACCTGTCCGATATTTTGAAGGGCAGCTAAAGCAAGATCCTGTGTCGATTGGCTGATATTGTAAGGTGCTTTAACCTTATTTAGAATATCGATGATAATGCTCGATGCAAAAGCCATCCCCAAACGTAATCCTGCAAGTCCCCAGGCTTTCGAAAAAGTCTGTAAAACGACAAGGTGCGGGTATTCGGTTAATTCCTGTATGAAGGTACGTTGTTTTGCGAAATTGATATAAGCCTCATCAATCACAACCAGCCCATTAAAATTGGCCAGTATGGTTTCTATATCCGTGCGGATGATAGAATTTCCAGTCGGGTTGTTAGGAGAGCAGATAAAGATCAGCTTCGTATTTGCATCAATCGCCTCCGCTATTCCTTCCAGATCTAACTGGAAATTTGGCAATAAATTAACTTTACGGATTTCTACATCATTAATATTTGCAGAAACCTCATACATCCCGTAAGTAGGCGGAAGGATGATCACATTGTCTTTTCCCGGGTTACAAAAAGCGCGGAATAAAAGATCTATAGCTTCATCGCTGCCATTTCCAAGGAAAGTATTTTCAATCGGAACACCTTTTATTTTACTCAGTGCGTCTTTAAGGTCCAGTTGCAAAGGATCAGGATAGCGGTTAAAGTTTTCTGGTAGCGGTGAGCCGTAACTATTTTCATTTGCATCTAAAAACACACTCGCCTGACCTTTATACTCGTCTCTTGCTGTAGAATAGGGGCGAAGGGTTTTGATGTTTTCGCGTTGTAGGTTTTTAATATCCATCTGATGATTTTAAACGAATGGTGATTGCATTTTTGTGTGCCTGAAGCCCTTCTGCGGCCGCAAGAATTTCTACAGTCGGACCAATGGCCTTCAAGCCTTCAGGACTGATCTGCTGAAAAGTAATTTTTTTAATAAAAGAATCGATTGAAACACCTGAATAGGCTTTGGCGAAACCACTGGTTGGTAAAGTATGGTTTGTACCTGAGGCATAATCCCCGGCACTTTCAGGAGTCAGGTTACCCAGAAATACAGAACCTGCATTAATAATTAGCGGGATCAGTTCCTGAAAGGAATCTGTAGCCAGAATTAAGTGTTCGGGCGCATAAGTATTACTGAAAGCCATGGCCTGCGTTTTATCTGCTACCAGCACGGCATAAGAATTGGCAATAGCCTGCGCAGCAATGTCCCTTCTTGGCAGATCATTTAACTGTATTTCAATTTGATTCAACGTGTCAGTGATCAGCATTTCTGACGTAGAGATCAGGATAGCCTGACTATCAGTACCATGTTCTGCCTGTGCTAAAAGATCGGAAGCAACAAAAGAAGGATTGGCAGTTTCATCGGCAAAAACCAATACTTCCGAAGGGCCTGCCGGCATGTCAATTGCGGTGATGCCTGAAGCCAGTACCTGCTGTTTTGCCTGGGTCACATAACGGTTTCCAGGGCCAAAAATCTTATAAACTTTAGGTACGGTTGCTGTGCCGAAAGCCATCGCTGCAATAGCCTGTGCACCACCTGCCAGGTAGATCTTTTCTATCCCTAAAAGCTGTGCACAATAAGCCAGGTAGCAATTGGTTTTTCCATCTTTTTGCGGAGGAGAGCAAACTACAATTTCCTGACAGCCTGCCAAAGTTGCTGGTGTGGCCAGCATTAAAAAAGTACTTGGTAAAACTGCTGTCCCACCTGGAATATACAATCCTACCCGTTCTATTGCCCTGGACTCGCGCCAGCAGGAAACTCCCGGCATAGTTTCAACTTTAGCTTCTTTGTAAAGCTGTGCTGCATGGAACTTTTTGATGTTCGCATAAGCCGTATCAATAGCAGATTTTGCTTCGGCAGGAATGGTAGAGGCAATCTTTCCGATCTCTTCTTTTTCAATGAAAAGCTGATCCAGATTTACCTTGTCAAATTGTAAGGCGTAGTTCTTTAAGGCTTTATCCCCATCTGCTTTCACCTGTGCAATGATCTCTTTTACCCTTTCTGCAATACTCGCATCGTCAGCTAGTTGTCTCAAACAGAGTTCTTCAATATTCTGTTCAGATAAATCAGTATACTTATAGAGTTTCAATGTCTTATATTTTTGTGTTAACTAATGGTTAACGTTAAAAAGATTGATATGGATTAAAAGCGTCGCTTAGGAGATGATCTTTTCGATCGGCATCACCACAATTCCCTCAGCACCAGCAGCTTTCAGACTGTTGATTTTTTCCCAGAAATCCTGCTCTGCGATAACCGAGTGAACTGCTACCCAATCTTCTTCGAAAAGAGGCACAATCGTAGGACTTTTAACTCCCGGAAGCAGGCTCACTACTTTTTCGAGATTTGATTTTGCAACATTCAGGACCACGTATTTTGTTTCCTTAGCGCGTAATACCGAACGGATTCTTTGCAGTAATTCAATGACATCTTCGTTCAGCTCCATGCCTTTACTGGCAATCAGTACCGCTTCAGATTTCATCACTTCACCGAAAGGTTTCAGGCCGTTGCTTTTAAGCGTCCCGCCTGTAGAAACAATGTCACAGATCGCATCACTTAATCCAAGACCAGGGCCAATTTCTACCGATCCTGAAATGGTACGGACAACCGCATTTACGTTGTTGTCATCCAGATATTTCTGAAGGATTACCGGGTAAGAAGTAGCGATCGCTTTGCCTTCGAGTCCACTTACATCAGTGATATCACTTTCGTTTGGAACAGCAATTTTGAGTGTACATTTTCCGAAGCCTAATTTTTGAAGATAGGTAACATCAGCATTTACTTCTGTGATTACATTTTCACCAACAATACCCAGATCGGCAATACCGTCCTGAACATATTCAGGAATGTCATCGTCTCTCAGAAATAGAATTTCTAAAGGGAAATTGGTAACAGTTGATATCAGGGAGCTTTTGTAGTTTTCGAATGATAGACCACAATTTTTAAGAATCTCTACGGATTTTTCGTTTAGCCTTCCAGATTTCTGGATAGCAATTTTAAGTGTTTTCAATTGATTGAAATTATTGAATGAAACAGGAAAATAATTCGGAAACAAGTTTTGAAGTACAAAACATTACATATCTATCGCCATAACTGGCGATGGTACAAATGTGAGTGGTGGTTCAAAATATTGTTCATAATATATGTCTCTATTCAATAATGCGTTGCACACTGAGTAGCACAAATATATAGATAGAATTGACAAATCAAAAATATATGGCATTTTATTTGATTGAGATGTCATACAGCATAACAACGAAGCTGAATTTAATTAAAGAACGCTCATTTTGAAAAAAGTACTAGTCCTTATTTTACCCCTTTGCCTCTTTTTATCGTCCTGCAACTGGTTTAAAACCACACCAGAGATCGGTGTTATCTTATCAGAACATTTTAAGAATAAACTTTATAAAGATTTTGATACCGCGGCTTATCATGTAGTTTTTAACCGTCACCTCGATTCCTTACAGTCTAAATTAAGTAATCCTAAAGTAATTAGTAATTTTTATACGAATGATGAGCATAAAAATTTGCTGGTTTCCCGTTTTTATAGCAATGGGGAATTAGATACCCTGAAAAGTTATCTGGAAAACAGTAAAGTACACGGATTTAATCCTGAAATATTCAGGTATAAAGACCTGGATCAGGCTTTAACTGCTTTAACTGCTAATAAATTTAAAAATATCAGTGAAGTGTACCCTGTACTGGCTGATCTGGAACTTTTTACAGCTTCCTCATTATTGAAGTATGATACTTTTATCGGGTATGGAAGTATCAATCCGAAAAAAGTATTAAACAGATATTATGTCACAACCAGCAGGCCAGACAGCGGGGCAATGAACAAAGTTCTGGAGACAAAAAGTCTGGCTAAACTGTTAAAAGATATTCAGCCTGCCGGTGAAAACTATAAAGTATTACAAGCAGCTCTGGCTAACCTTGAAAAAGATCCATCCCGCAATGCAGCAGCTATTAAAGCTATTGAAGTGAATATGGAAAGATCCAGATGGAAAATCCCCGGATTAAGCTCAGAGTATGTGGAAGTTAATATTCCTGATTTTTCACTGACTTGGTTTAAAGAGCAGGATACGGTGACCCATATGAAGGTTTGTGTAGGCGCAAGAAGAGAAAAGGCTTTTGAAGAAAAGCAGAAAATCTATTCAAAAACACATGCGCTGGACGATAAGCCTAAAAATCACCAGACTCCAATCTTGCTAAGTAAATTTAGTGCAATTGAGGTGAACCCTGTCTGGAATATCCCGGTAAGCATTGCCAAGAACGAAATTTATAACCAGGCCAGAAGAGATCCATATTATTTATCAAATAATAATATGAAAGTTTATTACAAAGGGAAACTGGTCAATGATACTGATACTATTCAGTGGGAAAAGTATTCCAGAGAAAACCTCCCTTTTCAGTTTAAACAAGGTTCAGGTTCAGGAAATGCACTGGGCAAGTTCAAATTTATGTTTGATAACGGTGCAAGTATCTATTTACATGATACCAATAATAAATCAGCGTTTAATTCTGCCAGCCGTGCAATCAGTCATGGTTGTGTACGTGTAGAAAGACCTTTGGAATTTGCACAGAAAATGGTGCATAACGATGCTGAATACGATCAGCTAAGGATGGAAGTCAACTTGCCACCAGTAGATACCACGAAAATGGGCATTTACAGAAAAAAACTGGCAAAAAAAGCAGATACTTTAAATGTATTTCAATTGAAACCGAAATGGTTTGGAACCAGAAAAAATATATCTGTATTTATCAATTATAAAACTGCCTGGGCCGAAAACGGAAAAATCGAATATCGCAATGATGTTTACGGGCTGGATGATGCACTGTATGCTGCAATGAAAAAATACCTGTAAAGATTTATTAATGAGTGATTAAAGGCCTGATTTTATATCGGGCCTTATTGCGTTCGTACTGGATCCATGGTGAATCAGGGATCCAGCACGAGCTCAACTTGAGCCAGACAAGAGCAGCAATTCTATTTGGGCTTGCAGCTATTCTTTTGAAATTTCTGTTTTTTACCGAATGATTGTAATTAAATTTATACCTTTGGTTTTTAATGAATTTCCTCTACCCAGGTTTTCTTTTTTCACTGCTGGCGGTAGCTATACCTATCCTTATTCATTTATTTAATTTCCGGAAATTTAAGAAGGTATATTTTAGCAATGTGTCTTTCTTAAAGGCTGTTACAGTACAGCATTCTTCCCGTGAAAAACTTCGTAACTTATTAATACTGGCCTGCCGGATACTCGCAATTACTTTCCTGGTACTGGCTTTTGCACGTCCATACTGGTCATCAGGATCAGCAGGATCTCCTGAAAATGGAAACCTCGTTAATATCTATATTGATAACTCTTATAGCATGGAGGCGGTTAATAAAGAAGGCTCTTTATTGGACGAAGCAAAGCGTAAAGCAAAAACGATTGCCAAACAATTTCAGCTGAATGATAAATTCCAATTAACAACTAATGATTTTGAAGGCAGGCATCAGCGTCTGGTCAATGCCGAGGAACTGGCGAACCTGGTTGATGAAGTCAAAGTTTCTCCCGTAGAACGCAGCTTACAACAGGTCATTAACAGGCAAAACTCAGCAGATGCAGGAAAAAGGAATCAGTATAACTATGTGATTTCTGATTTTCAGCAACAGTTTGTTGGGAAATCAACACTGCATACTGAAAAAAATAATTCGCTCAACCTGGTCAGGTTAAATGCCAATACTATTCCTAATGTTGCTGTAGATAGTATCTGGTCATTGTCTCCTGCACACAAACCCGGTGACCGGGAGAAATTTGTTGTGCAGCTGCGCAATTATTCGGCTGACGCCAGTACTGGAATTCCCTTAAAACTGACGATTAACAATCAGCAAAAAGCATTGGCTACTTTAAATATTCCGGCCGGAAAATCGGTTCGTGACACT
It encodes:
- the hisG gene encoding ATP phosphoribosyltransferase, with the translated sequence MKTLKIAIQKSGRLNEKSVEILKNCGLSFENYKSSLISTVTNFPLEILFLRDDDIPEYVQDGIADLGIVGENVITEVNADVTYLQKLGFGKCTLKIAVPNESDITDVSGLEGKAIATSYPVILQKYLDDNNVNAVVRTISGSVEIGPGLGLSDAICDIVSTGGTLKSNGLKPFGEVMKSEAVLIASKGMELNEDVIELLQRIRSVLRAKETKYVVLNVAKSNLEKVVSLLPGVKSPTIVPLFEEDWVAVHSVIAEQDFWEKINSLKAAGAEGIVVMPIEKIIS
- the hisD gene encoding histidinol dehydrogenase, which codes for MKLYKYTDLSEQNIEELCLRQLADDASIAERVKEIIAQVKADGDKALKNYALQFDKVNLDQLFIEKEEIGKIASTIPAEAKSAIDTAYANIKKFHAAQLYKEAKVETMPGVSCWRESRAIERVGLYIPGGTAVLPSTFLMLATPATLAGCQEIVVCSPPQKDGKTNCYLAYCAQLLGIEKIYLAGGAQAIAAMAFGTATVPKVYKIFGPGNRYVTQAKQQVLASGITAIDMPAGPSEVLVFADETANPSFVASDLLAQAEHGTDSQAILISTSEMLITDTLNQIEIQLNDLPRRDIAAQAIANSYAVLVADKTQAMAFSNTYAPEHLILATDSFQELIPLIINAGSVFLGNLTPESAGDYASGTNHTLPTSGFAKAYSGVSIDSFIKKITFQQISPEGLKAIGPTVEILAAAEGLQAHKNAITIRLKSSDGY
- the hisC gene encoding histidinol-phosphate transaminase — encoded protein: MDIKNLQRENIKTLRPYSTARDEYKGQASVFLDANENSYGSPLPENFNRYPDPLQLDLKDALSKIKGVPIENTFLGNGSDEAIDLLFRAFCNPGKDNVIILPPTYGMYEVSANINDVEIRKVNLLPNFQLDLEGIAEAIDANTKLIFICSPNNPTGNSIIRTDIETILANFNGLVVIDEAYINFAKQRTFIQELTEYPHLVVLQTFSKAWGLAGLRLGMAFASSIIIDILNKVKAPYNISQSTQDLALAALQNIGQVNDWIKTTVAEREHLAKLLLDLPMVKKVYPSDANFILAEVADANGTYDALVDRGIIVRNRAKVTLCEGCLRITVGTPSENEILISALKSLTN
- the hisF gene encoding imidazole glycerol phosphate synthase subunit HisF encodes the protein MLSKRIIPCLDVKDGRTVKGVNFVDLKDAGDPVELAWQYAQQGADELVFLDITATHERRKTMIEMVKSVARQLNIPFTIGGGITEIADAEALLNAGADKISINSAAVKNPQLIADLAKVFGVQFVVVAVDTKLVAGKNMVHLNGGRLITEIETEHWIKQAEDLGAGEILLTSMDHDGTKQGFDCKLLDSISKMINIPVIASGGAGKVEHFTEVFTTTGVDAALAASVFHFGEIPIPHLKNELKKHNIPVRL
- the hisA gene encoding 1-(5-phosphoribosyl)-5-[(5-phosphoribosylamino)methylideneamino]imidazole-4-carboxamide isomerase → MYIIPAIDILDGKVVRLREGDYNQKTVYDVSIAEMIETYKSNGTEFIHIIDLNGAKGDFSNQAELFDIIKKTEMRVQYGGGIRTIEQVTNLLDAGIHRVIVGTQAITNPDFLAELSKEVGKKYDYANRIVIAIDVLDEVIKYSGWMESSPIKLMDYVDKCLQLGFFRFLCTDINKDGKLGGAAVDLYKKLLEHSPFIKLIASGGISSMEDIEELAKLEIRSCVVGKAIYENRISIEEIKEWNLKALTSL
- the hisH gene encoding imidazole glycerol phosphate synthase subunit HisH: MIGIVNYGAGNIFSLTSALSRLGLSYGMINTEHDFDQYSHIIIPGVGHAGAAMEKLNQTGLVESIRQLKKPVLGICVGMQLLTAHSQEGDAQLMNIIPLETKLFDKDLGIKIPHMGWNNIEIKNNLLFEGVENQTQFYFVHSYFIEYNAIFEIATAQYGLKYSAAIQKDNFYGVQFHPEKSGAAGEQLLLNFSNLKQ
- the hisB gene encoding bifunctional histidinol-phosphatase/imidazoleglycerol-phosphate dehydratase HisB, with translation MKKILFIDRDGTLITEPEDEQIDSFSKLKFYPKSLYYMAKIAAELDFELVMVTNQDGLGTDSHPEPNFWPVHNFILDTFEGEGVVFSEVIIDKTFAHENAPTRKPNTGLLQHFLTGEYDLAGSFVIGDRINDVVLAKNLGAKAIWLRNNDLLGSAEMLDKAETLTEVIALQTQNWVDIYTFLSAGSRQFHHIRKTNETDIDIEINLDGTGKAKIETGLNFFNHMLDQIARHGGIDLNISAKGDLHIDEHHTVEDTGIALGEAFAKAIGNKLGLERYGFCLPMDDCLAQVAIDFGGRNWIVWDAEFKREKVGDVPTEMFYHFFKSFSDAAKCNLNIKAEGDNEHHKIEAIFKAFAKAIKMAIKRDAEKLVLPSTKGML
- a CDS encoding L,D-transpeptidase family protein translates to MKKVLVLILPLCLFLSSCNWFKTTPEIGVILSEHFKNKLYKDFDTAAYHVVFNRHLDSLQSKLSNPKVISNFYTNDEHKNLLVSRFYSNGELDTLKSYLENSKVHGFNPEIFRYKDLDQALTALTANKFKNISEVYPVLADLELFTASSLLKYDTFIGYGSINPKKVLNRYYVTTSRPDSGAMNKVLETKSLAKLLKDIQPAGENYKVLQAALANLEKDPSRNAAAIKAIEVNMERSRWKIPGLSSEYVEVNIPDFSLTWFKEQDTVTHMKVCVGARREKAFEEKQKIYSKTHALDDKPKNHQTPILLSKFSAIEVNPVWNIPVSIAKNEIYNQARRDPYYLSNNNMKVYYKGKLVNDTDTIQWEKYSRENLPFQFKQGSGSGNALGKFKFMFDNGASIYLHDTNNKSAFNSASRAISHGCVRVERPLEFAQKMVHNDAEYDQLRMEVNLPPVDTTKMGIYRKKLAKKADTLNVFQLKPKWFGTRKNISVFINYKTAWAENGKIEYRNDVYGLDDALYAAMKKYL